The window AGTCTGGTAAGTCTGTACCAACAAAAATACACTAAATCAACTCTAGTTCACTGTCCAGCACTCAGCCCATactcttgaatattatgacaattcaagtattcatccaagtactttttaaaggttgtgaggctACCCACTTCAACACACAGACAGCATATTTCAGATCCCACCCATCCCACAGGTGAAGTTTGTTTTTTCAAGTTCACTCTAAACTTCTTGCCTTTAACCTTAAAAGTGTGCTCCCCTGATATTGACCTTTCAACTAAGGGCAACAGCtacttcctatccaccctatctatgtccttcataattttatacacctttaTTAGGATCACCTGCAACATTCTCTgccccaaagaaaacaacctgggTTTATCCAGCTTTACTTCATAATCGagatgctccatcccaggcaatatcttgTGAATCCTCTtaatgtaatcacatccttcttgtagtgtagcgaccagaactacacactgTACTCTagctatggcctaaccaaagtcctgtacagctccaacacaaCTACCCCACTATTAAATGCTATGCCCCAGCTATTAACTAcattattaacctgtcctgccaccttcaaagatctGTGAGGAAGCAGTCTAAgattctcctgttcctctgagcttcctggaGTCCTGTTATTCATTGAGTACACTATTgtctttttatttcttcacaagtgcatcaccttacacttctcATTGTTAAATTCTAACTAGCACTGATCTCCCCAAAACTGTTGAAAAACCtgccatttgccttctctctGAACTAATTTATTTGCTTTGATTAGATCAGTAAAGTTTGGTTGTAGATGAGAAATACAATAGAAGGATACCCCAAATAAGGTCactataaaaacaaaaagaaaaaggtaGAAATTCAGAAGGAAACATACTGAGCTCTGATTCATTCGGTTCACTTCTGCACTTCGTCCTTTATGGGAAAAACAGCACCATTTCGGATTCACAAATTAAAGTGCTTGGCTGAGGCTGTTTTCTAAAACCGCATCATTATCATCCTGTTTCCAGTTCCTGTGATCAACTGGAATGACGGGAAATAACATCCATTGGGCTGAATCATATGTGTTTTGCCATAGTCCGAGTTGCATTGAGGTTTTTGGAAGGATTTCCgccaccaggccaggcagcattcctTGTAAATTCACCACATGAACTACCTACCCTGCTACGAGGGTGTCCATCATGTCTGATATTGGCCCCCAGTACTCATTCCCAGAACAATTCACCTTTCAGTGGATATCCACCAATAGACCAACATCCCCATCATCCATACCATCTATGCAAGTCTACTATGCTCCAGAATGAGCACTGACATTCCAAAGCTGCTCTACTCAGTCAAGGACAGATTGTAAATATGTCAGAGAAGGAGAAGATGGCCCCGGAAGACCTTGATATAGGGGGTGCAGAGGGGGCTTGCCTGTTCTGGCAGAATTGGTAGTGAAGCCATGTCACTAGATGCTGGCAGCTTGATCTGATGGTGTCATCTCAATGGTCTGGAAGAATGGCCAGCACTGCCATAAGATCTTATCTGCTGAGCCAGGGTAAGTGCCATAACCTTCTCTCTGccacctcacactcactgtatTGCTCCTACTACACCTACCTCCCATCAAGGCTTATGCTGTGCCATTCTCATTATCGCCTGCCACATCTTCCTTTACTCTGTCTCACCTCTACCCAggctcccccacccctccacctctaaactaggaccagagggcataatcttgtACTCTAAGGTCCTGTTAATAAAACCAAGGAcactgtagatttttttttaaatcaagctgCTCAACTATGATGTGACACATGTTTGacgcaggtgggatttgaatggaGACCTTTATCCAGTGGCAGGGACACTACGCTGAACCACAAGAGTCTTCAAATGATcacttttagatattttctaatcagcctgctcAGTGATGTGACTACACACTTCTGGTGCAGAATGGGCCTTGAACCTGGGTTTCTTACTCAAGggaagggacactaccactataagAGTCTTCAGACAGtcacgagctgccagaggaagtggtggaggttggtacaatttcaacatttaaaaggaaatagatcatagaatccctacagtgtggaatctgaatgggtatagaataggaagggtttaaagggatacagACTAAATGCTTGctgatgggactagattaatttaggatatctggtcagcatggacaagttggacctaagggttTATTTTCGTGCCAACTATCTCTATGGcttatctctatggctctatgactatgTGAAGATCAGCACGCAGGGTGGCATATATGCATTCAGCAGGAACAAAAAGGGAAGGCTTGGAGGAAGATTTGTCATAGTTTTGTTTTATCTCACAGAAAATGATGCAATGACACTTTATTCTGGTTCTCAAGATGACATTCTCCCTTCCACaatattgcctgacctgctgagtatttcaaaCATCTTCTATTTCTACTTGTCAGTTCAGATTTCCAACTTTGATAACAGTGGGGCGCAATTTATTTCATGGCATGTTAGTGCTTGCATAAGACTAACCATAACTAAATAAacttagggataatgggaactgcagatgctggagaatccgagataacaaagtgtggagctggatgaacacagcaggccaagcagcatcttaggagcacaaaagctgacgtttcgggcctagacccttcttttctgatgaagggtctaggtgcgaaacgacagcttttgtgctcctaaggtgctaaTTAAACTTAGGTCCCGCCCAAATCGTTTCCATGCACTGAAGCATCAATCAGCATAATATTTTAAGATCAGATTTTCTTCAGAAAGAATCAGTTTTTGGTGTTTCTTCCGATTGACtggaaaacaaataaatcaaacaaCTTTAAAATCAAGTAATGTTTCCCGCCTTCGGACCTCGGCTGAGCCAAATGGTTTCGATTCTCGCTAGTCAATTTCAAACTCCTCCCAGTTGTTACAAAAGAGGGAGTGCTGCTTGTGCTCACTGCTGACTCATTGAGGTGACGGTCtaacaaagaaaagaaatggcACAGGATTATGTGGACAGTAAAATCTATCCAAATAAGGTGGTCCTTTTCATCAAAAAAGGCTGCCCTTTTTGTGTAACAGCGCGGAATGTACTTGAAGCGTATGATTTCAAGGAAGATCGGCTGCAGATCTACGATATTAGTGGCCATTCCGAAATGAAAGCTATCCAGGATTACCTTGAAAAGATAACCGGAGCCAGAACAGTGAGTGTATTCTGAGGAATAGCCTCTGCTGGGTGTGAATCTCGGAAGCGATGTTGCTACTGCATTATGTATCACTGTACAGGTCTTCGTGCGTGCTTGCTCCAAATACAATATTAACCACTTTAAACCGCATAGAGTCAAGTTCTATTTGAAGTCAGCTGACCAGCAGCATTGCGATGTCTCCCCGCCATTCCAACTCCGATTCCAATGAATTCGAGAGGATTGTATCTTCAGAATattatcttttaaaaataaattttacattAACTGCTTTAACGTAACACATATTTGGGAAAGTATAACTAAGCCGTCTCGTACAAAATAAGCAGATTAACCTTCCCTGCTGTTTAGGGCTGCGATGGGGAGGAGAGCTTCTTTTGGTAAATGAAGCGATTGCGTTACTGACTATGTGATTACATGTAGGACTGGCATTTCCTCCTTATTGTTGCTGCTCAGATTTCACGTACACTGATTCCTGGGTGAGCTGCGGGGAGATTTCcttccatggttagcactgcggcctcacagtgccaggggcccgggttcgacccTACACTCGGATTACTgtgttgcacattctctccatctctGCATGGGATTTCTCTGGACAgagggagaaaaccggagcatcTGAGGACGTGAAGGTTgcgtgaattggccgtgctaaattaccccgtgatcagagataacgggaactgcagatgctggagaatccaagataacaaagtgtggagctggatgaatacagcaggccaagcagcatcttaggagcacaaaagctgacgtttcgggcctagacccatcatcagataagggggatggggagggggttctgaaataaaaagggagagagggggcggcagATCGAAgaaggggagaggagagtataggtggggaggggataggtcagtccggggaggacggacaggtcagggaggtgggatgaggttagtaggtgggacatggaagtgcggcttgaggtgggaggaggggataggtgaaaggaggaacaggttaggcaggctgggacgaactggactggttttgggatgcagtgcggggaggggagatttttcaatcttgtgaaatacacattgataccattgagctgcagtgttcccaagcggaataggagttgctgttcctgcaaccttcgggtggcatcattatggcactgcaggaggcccaggatggacatgtcatctaaggaatgggagggggagctgaaatggtttgcgactgggaggtgcagtt of the Stegostoma tigrinum isolate sSteTig4 chromosome 3, sSteTig4.hap1, whole genome shotgun sequence genome contains:
- the glrx gene encoding glutaredoxin-1; translation: MAQDYVDSKIYPNKVVLFIKKGCPFCVTARNVLEAYDFKEDRLQIYDISGHSEMKAIQDYLEKITGARTVPRVFIGTECVGGGSDVAELEKAGLLKGKLNAIGAI